Proteins from a single region of Streptomyces sp. HUAS 15-9:
- a CDS encoding molybdopterin molybdotransferase MoeA: MTAHGSRAGAHTEDTDDLDVEEALALVREPKEDRGPAPGGHVPAPASDAGRASDDAHHRATPWPKARETAARAARSGVRRAPVSVPLGDALGLVLAAPLDALTDLPSFDTSAMDGWAVAGPGPWAVREKDVLAGHAQPEPLTDGEAVGIATGARVPPDTTAVLRSEHGRIDAKGRLHPTREVGHGQDIRPRGQECRSGDQLLPVGTLVTPAVLGLAAAAGYDIVTVIPRPRAEVLVLGDELLTEGLPREGLIRDALGPMLPSWLRALGADVTSVRRIGDDAEALHKAIASSDADLILTTGGTASGPVDHVHPTLRRIGAELLVDGVKVRPGHPMLLARTKENQHLVGLPGNPLAAISGLLTLAEPLLRTLAAHPAPEPYTLPLRETVHGHPYDTRLIPVVLRGDGAAPVHYNGPAMLRGIAAADALAVVPPGGAGQGQETELLDLPWASAGIGVCFT; the protein is encoded by the coding sequence ATGACCGCCCACGGCAGCCGGGCCGGCGCGCACACCGAGGACACCGACGACCTCGACGTCGAGGAGGCGCTCGCCCTCGTGAGGGAACCCAAGGAAGACCGCGGTCCCGCCCCGGGCGGCCACGTACCCGCGCCCGCCTCCGACGCCGGGCGCGCCTCGGACGACGCTCACCACCGGGCCACCCCCTGGCCCAAGGCCCGTGAGACCGCCGCCCGTGCCGCCCGCTCCGGCGTGCGCCGCGCCCCGGTCTCCGTGCCGCTCGGCGACGCCCTCGGCCTGGTCCTGGCCGCCCCGCTCGACGCGCTCACCGACCTCCCCTCCTTCGACACGTCCGCGATGGACGGCTGGGCGGTCGCCGGCCCCGGCCCGTGGGCCGTACGGGAGAAGGACGTCCTGGCCGGGCACGCGCAGCCGGAGCCGCTGACGGACGGGGAGGCGGTGGGGATCGCGACCGGCGCCCGTGTCCCGCCCGACACCACGGCCGTCCTGCGCAGCGAGCACGGCCGCATCGACGCCAAGGGCCGCCTGCACCCCACCCGGGAGGTGGGCCACGGCCAGGACATCCGTCCCCGTGGCCAGGAGTGCCGCAGCGGCGACCAGTTGCTGCCCGTCGGCACCCTCGTCACCCCCGCCGTGCTGGGCCTCGCCGCGGCCGCCGGATACGACATCGTCACCGTGATCCCCCGCCCCCGTGCCGAAGTGCTCGTCCTGGGCGACGAGTTGCTCACCGAAGGGCTCCCGCGCGAGGGGCTCATCCGTGACGCGCTCGGCCCGATGCTGCCGTCCTGGCTGCGCGCGCTCGGCGCCGACGTCACCTCGGTACGCCGGATCGGCGACGACGCCGAGGCCCTGCACAAGGCCATCGCCTCGTCCGACGCCGATCTCATTCTCACCACCGGCGGCACCGCGTCCGGCCCCGTCGACCACGTCCATCCCACCCTGCGACGCATCGGCGCCGAACTGCTCGTCGACGGCGTCAAGGTGCGCCCCGGCCACCCCATGCTGCTGGCCCGCACCAAGGAGAACCAGCACCTCGTCGGCCTGCCCGGAAACCCCCTCGCGGCCATCTCCGGCCTGCTCACGCTCGCCGAACCCCTGCTGCGGACCCTCGCCGCCCACCCGGCCCCCGAGCCCTACACGCTGCCGCTGCGGGAGACGGTGCACGGGCATCCTTACGACACCCGGCTCATCCCCGTGGTGCTGCGCGGCGACGGTGCCGCGCCGGTGCACTACAACGGCCCGGCGATGCTGCGCGGCATCGCCGCCGCCGACGCGCTCGCGGTCGTACCACCCGGTGGCGCCGGGCAGGGGCAGGAGACGGAACTCCTCGACCTGCCCTGGGCCAGCGCCGGAATCGGGGTGTGTTTCACGTGA